CCCACGCAGAGGACGTGGAGGCAGGGACCTGGATGCCATCACCGCCGGGTTCCTCTCCCCGCAGGTGACCGGCAGGCTGCTGTCCCCACCCGTGCAGTGCCTGGatctggagctgctctgccccgGGGGAGCACGGGGAGTGCCGGGGGCTCTTCTCTGCCCCAAGCTGATGCTGCCGTGAGCCAGGGCTTCCTGGCCGGGGCTAATAAACCTCTCCCACACCTGGGCCAGGCGTGTGTGTGGACCTTCCAAGTGCTCCTCTCACCTCTGaaggtgctggggggcagcgggggtgCGGCACTGTCCCAGCCCGTCATTTCCTGCGACGGGAGCCGGGGACTGTCGGGGCAGCACAGCTGCGGGACCCCTCCAGTGGGCCTGAGCCAGGACCCTGCTCCCTGACCCCTTCCAGTCCTTCCACCTTGTGGTCCCTCGGCATCCTCCGTGGCTGgagtcctgctgcctgctcctgcacctccctggggaggtgtttgtgctgctggaaaATCCCTGCCAGAGCTTGTGAAGGCCTATAGGGTCTGTCCCTCGCAGACTCCTCCCAAACAACCCACCCCCAGTTATTTTTCCCTCGTCAGTCCCAGCTCTGTACCCCAATTCCACGTTTCCGGGCCGATACCAGCCCAAAGCAGTGCCACGGGCGGAATTATCTCGAGGAAGGCTGCGTCGCATCCCTCCCGCTCTCTGCTTCACCCCAGGCACGTCTCACTCCCAGCACGGGTGTCCAGGCCGGCTTTATCTTTACCCTTGACtcccctgcacagcaccagcgCTTTCTCACTGCACGTGCATACCGGAGCAGCACAACACCCTTCTTTGCTCGCTGGCTATCTGTGCCCTTGAAAATCGTTTTcaccctcctcctgctccctggcGGGGGGGACCTGCCAGGGCTGACGCCCCTTATGGGGCTGGCGTCCTtacggggctggggacaccaaCCCCGGGACAAGCCCCGCTCCCCGTGAGGATGCTcccggggggcagcagcagggcagcggCAAGCCCGGAGGGGGCCGAGCCGGCTGCCGAGagccctccccgcagcccggcctCCTCCCGCCCCGTTCCGCCTCCCGGGGCGCCCTCGCCGCCGCCAGCCCGGTgcgagccccggccccgggatGCTGCCGGCCCCCGCACGGcccccgcaccgccccgcacGGCGGAGGGGACGCTGCAAACGCTGCCGCTCGCCCCCCGCAAGGTacggggcaccgggggggggaaCCGGGTACCGGGGGGTCCGGGCACCGGGATGGGGGTCCGGgcaccggggcggggggggtctgggcaccggggggggcacctgggggaAGGGAACAGACCCCGGGGTGGCACCCGGGGGAAGGGACGGggcacctggggctgggggccgggcaCCGGGGGCGAGGAACCGAGCACCGGGGGCGAGGAACCGAGCACCGGGGCTTGCACCGGGGCTGCACCGGGGCAGGGGAAGCGGCCGCCGGGGCTGCGCCGGGGGCGAGCATCCGGACCGGGGGAAAAGCACCGGGATCCGAGCACGCCACCACGGGTACTGGGGGGGCTTTCCGGGGATAAGGGGGGCTCGCGGTGGTTTTACCGGGGTGGGGCGCTGGGGCTgcaccggggccggggctcggaGCACGGGCACGGGACCGGGACGAGCCCCGCGCAGGACGCGGCCACCGGCGGCCCCTGCCCCGCAGCATCCCGGAGCCCGCCCGGGGCGGCCGGCAGTGGCCCGGAGCGGTGTCACTCAGGGCCGGTGCCCGGCcggggagggagctggagggggtGAGTCAGAGGCAGGAAGCCGATTGCATCAGGGACGGGGCTGTTTTTCCAGTCGGGGCTCTCGGAAACCCGGCTCTGGCCTCCCTCCAAGCCTCcttccccctgtccccagcgcCATGGAGAAAGGAGCCAGCCCCCCGCCCGGCAGCTCGGTGGCCTTGGCCTCGTCCTCCACGGCCACCTTCAaggaggagctgctgtgccCCATCTGCTACGAGCCCTTCCGAGAGGCCGTGACGCTCTGCTGCGGCCACAACTTCTGCAAGGGCTGCGTGAGCCGCTCCTGGGAGCACCGGCACCACGTGTGCCCCGTCTGCAAGGAGGCCTCCTCGCTCGACGACCTCCGCGTCAACCACACGCTCAACAACCTGGTGGAGATGATCCTCAAGGAGGaagggcagcggcggggccgcccggccGCCCTCTGCACCGTGCACCAGGAGGAAGCCAAGCTCTTCTGCCTGGACGACAAGGAGCTGGCGTGCTTCGTCTGCCAGAGCTCCAAGCAGCACGAAGGGCACAAGATGCGGCCGGTGCAGGAGACGGCTGCGGATTTCAGGGTGAGTGCGAGATGTTCCAGGAAAGAGGGGGATCGGTTGCATGGGGAGCACCCCGACATCTGGAGGGCTGCAGTCCGTGCGCACCCCGGCACCTACGCTTGCGCCCGCCGGGGTGAAGCCACCACGCTGCAAGGGTGGGTCCCCAGCACCGCTCCTGCCCCCGCGGCACCGCTGCCGACGCTCTGCCTGGCTTCATCACCACCCAGTGCCACCCCGTCCCCGAGGGCGCAGCGCTTCGCCCCAAAAGCCTGCGGTGAAGGGGAGCTGCTCCGAGGGCTTGGGAGGGGTTTGGAGAGCTGCCCGCTCCCCGCGTTTTTTGGCTCGCCGGGCTGAGCTGGATCCAGCCGCGCCGGTTGTTGCAGCAGCGCCTCGGGGCTGGGAGCGCTGATTCTGGGGAGGGGGTTGCACAACCCAGCCGgctgctcccggccccgcagAGCCGGGGGCACGCGGAAGAGGCAGCCCCGAGCCCAGCCCCGTGGAGCCACACGGGctgcggaggaggaggagacggggctggggccaggcacTGTGCCAGGACCCGCCGCTGCCGTGACTCAGCCCGCGGGGAGCACGCCAGATTTCAAATGTTGCGGGGTGGCCGTTCCGCACGGAGCCGGCTTGGCGGGCTGCCCACGGTGTGACAGGCACAGGGGCAGGCCGGGATTTGACAGtgcgtttaaaaaaaaaaaaaaaaaaagggctggAAAACGGGGTGGAGGACTTGCCATGGAGCAAACGTCCTCCGCCTCGCTGGTGCACAGCCCCGAGGTGCGGGTGGGCAGCGCTGGCAGACTTcggctgcaggaggggaagggatggACTGAGCAAGGATCCTGCTTAACCGCGTCCTGCTGGGGTTGGGGCTCTTGTCTTTCCGCATTTGAAACCCGGGGCGTAGGCTCGCGAGGGTCCTGAAGGCGTCTCCCCCCCGCAGGCCAAGCTGAAGAACATGGAGACCTCCCTGCGGGACAAGGTGAAGGATTTTGGGGCCGTGCACCGCTCCTACGAGTCCATCTCCAAACACAACCAGGTGCGAGGCTGGcactggggtgggggcagccaCACGGTCCCCCTGGCAGGGTGACAACGAGCCCAGCTCCCCgcacatgcatgcacacgcATGCGCACGTGTGTACACACGCCCTGGGCAGGAATGCAACCAGCTCCGGGGCGGAGGCTGCACCCATCCTGGGCTGCTCCATCCCTCAGTGAGGACGGTGATGCCGGGAGGAAGGACTCGGATGTGGCGTGGGGTGGTGCCCGCCTTGGCAGCGGGGCCATTTATTTTGGGGAGGGCAGCTCCCAGCGAGAAGCTCGGCGAGTGCCAGAGCTGGCCGAGCATTTtggggaggatggaggggaGCCCGGGGGTGCTGAGCACACGGGGGCTCCCGTGGGGAAGCCGTGACGTCCCCACTCCGGGCAGGTGGAGGCCGTGCGGCTGGAGGAGCAGATCAAGAGGGAGTTTGAGAAGCTGCACGAGTTCCTGTGGGACGAGCAGAAGGCgctgctgtcccagctgcaggaggagacgCGCCACAAGCACGGCCTCATCGAGGGCAAGATGAAGCGGCTGTCGGACGAGAGCCGGGCTCTGCTCAACGAGGCCCGCCAGCTCCAGGCCGACCTCACGGAGGACGACTACACCTTCCTCATGGTAAAGCCCCGCCGGGGCGCTGCCCTTGCCCTGGGGTCCCCGTGGCTCCACCAAGCAAAGGCACAGCGGCGCTGGGCGATCCTCGGGGCATTTGTAAGCCCCCAGGACCCCATACAAGCAGAGGTTTGATGCTCGGTGTCTCCTTCTCTTTCAGACCCACAAGAACCGCAAGCGCAGGTGAGTCCTGGCCCCGGCTGTGTCCCCTGTATCCCTGCCCACGGCACAAAGCGAGGTCTCTGCCCTGTGCAAGGTCCTGTGCCCGCACGTCCCCTCCTGCTGTGGCCGCTCAGGGCAGCGTGCTCCAGCGGGACAAGGTGCTGGGGGCCCCCACGGGTGCCTCAGGCAGGGAGAAAGCGCCCAGAAATGAAGCAGCATTGCAGGTTTGGGGTTGAAGCATTAAAACCCCAATAGCGGAAGAGGGGCATTGGTGGGATTTCAGTGCTGGGACCTTCCCAGCATGATTtgcagccccatccctgggatGAGAGCAAGGTGGGGGCCCAGGGGCTATGGCAGGACCTTCTCTTGCTCTGCTCATGCACCGAGCCCTGCTGGGGAAGCCCGCCCAGGAGGAGATGCAGGGTGCTGGTAGGAAAGCCCCTGCAGAAACCCAGGGTGCCAGGagacccagcccagcccctgcctccaCCCCAACCCGGCTCTGTCCTGCCCTAGGATCGCCTGCACGGCCGAGGAGCCGGAGGCCGTGCCCTCAGGGATGCTCATCGACGCCGCCAAGTACCTGGGCTCGCTGCAGTACAACGTGTGGAAGAAGATGCTGGACATCATCACCGTAGGTGAGGCACCAGGGGACGTGGGGGTGCCTCCCAAAGGGCAAGAGCAGCCTTTGCATGGGGCAGCCTGGGGGCGATGGGTGCTGGGTCAGTTGTGCCTGCCTCTGATGGGGCTGGGGAGATGGGGGTTGGAGGGCAAAAGGGTGATCTTTTTGCACCCCAAAAAGGAAGCCCCAAAAAGTGCATTTCTCCATGCAGGGGCGGGCTTGTGCCTTTGGTTGTCCccagaaaggaaaggatggGTAGGTGGGTGCTTGCAGGGCTGCGCTCCCCCCCATAAAGCTCGTCCCCGTGGCAAGCCAGGCTCGGCCCTCCTGACACTTGTCCCCATTGCAGTCCCCTTCAGCTTCGACCCCAACTCCGCTGCGGGCTGGCTCTCGGTGTCCGAGGACCTCACCAGCGTCACCAACGGGGGCTACAAGCTGCTGGTGGAGAACCCCGAGCGCTTCACCTCGGCCCCCTGCATCCTGGGCTCCCGCGGCTTCTCCGCCGGCTTCCACACCTGGGAGGTGGACCTGGGTGGCATCACGAACTGGCGGGTGGGGGTGGCCCGGCCGCGGGGGGGCACCCACTGGACCTTCCACCACGACGCCCGCTCTGGTTTCTGGTACATCTACCGCCTGCCCGGGGCGGACGGCGAGACGTGCCGGGCGTCCAACGCGGCTCGCTCGGAGGCGGCGCTGGGCGACCTGGCGCGGATCCGGGTGGAGCTGGACTGCGACGAAGGGGAGCTCTCCTTCTACGACGCCGACCGCAAGACCCACATCTACACCTTCCACGAGAAATTCGGGGGCACCGTCTTCCCCTACTTCTACGTGGGGGGCACGCCGGTGGGCGCGCTGCCCGAGGCGCTGCGCATCTGCCCCCTCCGGGTGCGCGTCCACGAGGACGTCCCCATGTAGCTGCCACCGTGCCCCCATCCCGTGCCgcctctgcctgcagccggGGCTCGCCGGGTGCTGTTTTAAGGCAAGCTTTccctgggaaagaaaaaaaaaaaagggaaaaaaaagaatttatgtatgtactgcctgttttttttaatctttaataaaCATCCAGTTCTTCTGGTATTGCTGTGTCAACATTTCTCAACATCTGTCCCCGGACTGCTCTGGCTCctttcctgctcctccagcaagCGAGCTCAGCCCTCGCAGCCTGGGGGCTGTAAATAGAAAACGAAAGCAGCCGGGGGCTTTCCAAGCTCGTACAGTGGTGCTGCAGCTCGGGGAGCTCCAGGTCTCCCTGCCGTGGGTAAAACAACCCAGCGGGGGAagctgggagagctggcagAGCCCGGCTGGATGTGGGCAGAAGTGCACATTTCCCTCTGCAAGAGTAACCACCAGTGGGGACATCGGTGACAGCAACGTCCCTTCtcttccaaccctcctgccccGGACTTTAAGGGACCTTTCCATAAATCCCCAGCTCCAGATGTGCAGTTTGTGTTTGGAGGCTCAGAGGTGGGACGGAGGGGACAAAAAGCTCCTCC
The Cygnus olor isolate bCygOlo1 chromosome 3, bCygOlo1.pri.v2, whole genome shotgun sequence genome window above contains:
- the TRIM35 gene encoding E3 ubiquitin-protein ligase TRIM35 isoform X3 — its product is MLPAPARPPHRPARRRGRCKRCRSPPASAMEKGASPPPGSSVALASSSTATFKEELLCPICYEPFREAVTLCCGHNFCKGCVSRSWEHRHHVCPVCKEASSLDDLRVNHTLNNLVEMILKEEGQRRGRPAALCTVHQEEAKLFCLDDKELACFVCQSSKQHEGHKMRPVQETAADFRAREGPEGVSPPQAKLKNMETSLRDKVKDFGAVHRSYESISKHNQVEAVRLEEQIKREFEKLHEFLWDEQKALLSQLQEETRHKHGLIEGKMKRLSDESRALLNEARQLQADLTEDDYTFLMTHKNRKRRIACTAEEPEAVPSGMLIDAAKYLGSLQYNVWKKMLDIITVVPFSFDPNSAAGWLSVSEDLTSVTNGGYKLLVENPERFTSAPCILGSRGFSAGFHTWEVDLGGITNWRVGVARPRGGTHWTFHHDARSGFWYIYRLPGADGETCRASNAARSEAALGDLARIRVELDCDEGELSFYDADRKTHIYTFHEKFGGTVFPYFYVGGTPVGALPEALRICPLRVRVHEDVPM
- the TRIM35 gene encoding E3 ubiquitin-protein ligase TRIM35 isoform X4 — protein: MLPAPARPPHRPARRRGRCKRCRSPPASAMEKGASPPPGSSVALASSSTATFKEELLCPICYEPFREAVTLCCGHNFCKGCVSRSWEHRHHVCPVCKEASSLDDLRVNHTLNNLVEMILKEEGQRRGRPAALCTVHQEEAKLFCLDDKELACFVCQSSKQHEGHKMRPVQETAADFRAKLKNMETSLRDKVKDFGAVHRSYESISKHNQVEAVRLEEQIKREFEKLHEFLWDEQKALLSQLQEETRHKHGLIEGKMKRLSDESRALLNEARQLQADLTEDDYTFLMTHKNRKRRIACTAEEPEAVPSGMLIDAAKYLGSLQYNVWKKMLDIITVVPFSFDPNSAAGWLSVSEDLTSVTNGGYKLLVENPERFTSAPCILGSRGFSAGFHTWEVDLGGITNWRVGVARPRGGTHWTFHHDARSGFWYIYRLPGADGETCRASNAARSEAALGDLARIRVELDCDEGELSFYDADRKTHIYTFHEKFGGTVFPYFYVGGTPVGALPEALRICPLRVRVHEDVPM
- the TRIM35 gene encoding E3 ubiquitin-protein ligase TRIM35 isoform X1 — protein: MLPAPARPPHRPARRRGRCKRCRSPPASRGSRKPGSGLPPSLLPPVPSAMEKGASPPPGSSVALASSSTATFKEELLCPICYEPFREAVTLCCGHNFCKGCVSRSWEHRHHVCPVCKEASSLDDLRVNHTLNNLVEMILKEEGQRRGRPAALCTVHQEEAKLFCLDDKELACFVCQSSKQHEGHKMRPVQETAADFRAREGPEGVSPPQAKLKNMETSLRDKVKDFGAVHRSYESISKHNQVEAVRLEEQIKREFEKLHEFLWDEQKALLSQLQEETRHKHGLIEGKMKRLSDESRALLNEARQLQADLTEDDYTFLMTHKNRKRRIACTAEEPEAVPSGMLIDAAKYLGSLQYNVWKKMLDIITVVPFSFDPNSAAGWLSVSEDLTSVTNGGYKLLVENPERFTSAPCILGSRGFSAGFHTWEVDLGGITNWRVGVARPRGGTHWTFHHDARSGFWYIYRLPGADGETCRASNAARSEAALGDLARIRVELDCDEGELSFYDADRKTHIYTFHEKFGGTVFPYFYVGGTPVGALPEALRICPLRVRVHEDVPM
- the TRIM35 gene encoding E3 ubiquitin-protein ligase TRIM35 isoform X2 translates to MLPAPARPPHRPARRRGRCKRCRSPPASRGSRKPGSGLPPSLLPPVPSAMEKGASPPPGSSVALASSSTATFKEELLCPICYEPFREAVTLCCGHNFCKGCVSRSWEHRHHVCPVCKEASSLDDLRVNHTLNNLVEMILKEEGQRRGRPAALCTVHQEEAKLFCLDDKELACFVCQSSKQHEGHKMRPVQETAADFRAKLKNMETSLRDKVKDFGAVHRSYESISKHNQVEAVRLEEQIKREFEKLHEFLWDEQKALLSQLQEETRHKHGLIEGKMKRLSDESRALLNEARQLQADLTEDDYTFLMTHKNRKRRIACTAEEPEAVPSGMLIDAAKYLGSLQYNVWKKMLDIITVVPFSFDPNSAAGWLSVSEDLTSVTNGGYKLLVENPERFTSAPCILGSRGFSAGFHTWEVDLGGITNWRVGVARPRGGTHWTFHHDARSGFWYIYRLPGADGETCRASNAARSEAALGDLARIRVELDCDEGELSFYDADRKTHIYTFHEKFGGTVFPYFYVGGTPVGALPEALRICPLRVRVHEDVPM